The following coding sequences lie in one Flavobacterium sediminis genomic window:
- a CDS encoding DUF5074 domain-containing protein, whose product MYIRKISLLAATIALFFASCSNDDDNNQEQPEPAVTYENGIFILNEGNYGVDNSTVSFLADDFSFFQADAYGAVNNEGVGNTGQSIGFYNTMAFIVVNGSNKIEIVNRYTLEPIGTVSSGLSNPRYIAFANDKAYVTNWGDASSATDDYVAVLNTTTYAVEATIPVGEGPERIEEENGKLYVALKGGWNNGNAVVVIDSATDTVTTTITVGDVPNSLATENGYLYVLCGGITDWTGGGGDTNGVLVTIDLSDNTFTTLDFPTGHPANLDIENGTIYYTINAAVYSMSTSATTLPSTPILSVADQGVYGIYGFQVEGGKVYIGDAADYSSNGSIYIFNTSGTLLYENTVRVSPNGFYFNN is encoded by the coding sequence ATGTATATTAGAAAAATTTCATTATTAGCGGCAACAATAGCTTTATTTTTTGCTTCGTGTAGCAATGATGACGATAACAATCAGGAACAACCGGAACCGGCTGTTACTTATGAAAATGGAATCTTTATTTTGAATGAAGGGAATTATGGTGTTGATAACAGCACTGTTTCTTTCTTAGCAGATGATTTTTCTTTTTTTCAGGCAGATGCTTATGGAGCGGTGAACAATGAAGGTGTAGGGAATACAGGTCAAAGTATCGGTTTTTACAATACTATGGCTTTTATTGTGGTTAACGGCTCTAACAAGATCGAGATCGTAAACCGTTATACTTTAGAACCTATAGGAACAGTTTCTTCAGGTCTATCCAATCCGCGATACATTGCTTTTGCAAATGATAAAGCTTATGTAACCAATTGGGGAGATGCTTCAAGTGCAACAGATGATTATGTAGCGGTGCTGAATACAACAACCTATGCTGTTGAAGCTACAATTCCGGTAGGAGAAGGTCCGGAAAGAATAGAGGAAGAGAACGGTAAATTATATGTCGCTTTAAAAGGTGGTTGGAATAACGGAAATGCTGTTGTAGTGATCGATTCAGCAACTGATACTGTTACAACAACAATTACTGTGGGAGATGTTCCGAACTCATTGGCAACGGAAAACGGTTATTTATATGTGCTATGCGGAGGAATTACAGACTGGACAGGTGGCGGAGGAGATACTAACGGAGTTTTGGTTACAATAGACCTTTCGGACAATACTTTTACGACACTTGATTTTCCGACAGGTCATCCTGCAAATTTAGATATTGAAAACGGAACAATTTATTATACAATCAATGCTGCTGTATATTCAATGAGTACATCTGCTACTACATTGCCTTCTACGCCTATTTTATCAGTTGCAGATCAGGGAGTATACGGAATTTACGGTTTTCAGGTTGAAGGCGGTAAAGTTTACATAGGAGATGCTGCAGACTACAGTTCAAACGGTTCTATCTATATTTTTAATACAAGCGGAACATTATTATACGAGAACACAGTTAGAGTAAGTCCTAACGGTTTTTATTTTAATAATTAA
- a CDS encoding TonB-dependent receptor plug domain-containing protein: protein MVKQLQVFLVFFIGLGVYAQQDTLVQLQEVTVADRQLKKFSGSQKLIVLSDSIIAKNKGSLTDLLRNNSSIYFKENGFGMVSSPSFRGTTASQTAVVWNGININSQFNGQTDFNTINVTDFDNVTIRPGGGSVTYGSGAIGGTVHLNNEMKFKTASVHAVRVNYGSFSTYGIRYGGVFSTQKFSSTIHFSRNESQNDYKYIGYDKKNENGFYQNNSFNTVFGYKLNGHNTLKFYTHYFDGERYFSGTISSPSKSKYLDLNMRNMVEWQMKSGRFTSQLKGAFLQENYKYYENRMSENFTHGTVESTIFKYDVIFEPSRKVRWNVILDYTQNNGRGSGIAKAKREIAGGSLLFQHKIAKTFQYEGSFRYEATSVYKSPLLFSLGGKWDVTTFYAIKINGSKNYRIPTFNDLYWQGSGNPNLKPEHSYQAELSQILSFSKFKFTATGYYYDITDMLRWVPNASGIWTPENTDKVSTYGAELGTEWQKKLGQTKLSFNLNYAYTVSENEQTRKQLIYVPFHKINGQVNVGYRRASLYYQFLFNGKVYTSNDNFYDLESYWLSNAGLQYDLGKKKNINVLFQVFNLENKAYQNVLSRPMPGRNYNLSINFKL, encoded by the coding sequence ATGGTAAAGCAATTACAGGTATTTTTAGTATTTTTTATTGGTCTTGGCGTTTATGCGCAACAAGACACATTGGTACAACTGCAAGAAGTAACAGTTGCCGACCGGCAATTGAAAAAATTCTCGGGGAGTCAAAAACTTATCGTACTGTCTGATAGTATCATTGCTAAAAACAAAGGATCGCTTACTGATCTACTTCGTAATAATTCCTCTATCTATTTCAAAGAGAATGGTTTTGGTATGGTTTCATCTCCTTCTTTTAGGGGAACCACAGCATCGCAGACTGCTGTAGTATGGAATGGGATCAATATTAACTCACAATTCAATGGACAAACCGACTTTAATACGATCAATGTTACTGATTTTGACAATGTAACGATACGCCCCGGAGGCGGGAGTGTTACGTACGGAAGCGGAGCCATAGGCGGAACGGTGCATCTCAATAATGAAATGAAATTTAAAACTGCTTCTGTTCACGCTGTAAGAGTTAACTATGGAAGTTTCAGTACATACGGAATTCGCTATGGCGGAGTTTTTTCCACTCAAAAATTTTCTTCTACGATCCATTTCAGCCGAAACGAATCTCAAAACGATTACAAATACATTGGCTATGATAAAAAGAATGAAAACGGCTTTTATCAGAATAACAGTTTTAATACGGTTTTCGGATATAAGCTAAATGGCCATAATACGTTGAAGTTCTATACACACTATTTTGACGGTGAGCGTTATTTTTCGGGTACTATTTCTTCGCCATCTAAAAGTAAGTATCTCGATCTCAATATGCGGAATATGGTAGAATGGCAAATGAAGTCGGGAAGATTCACCTCTCAATTGAAAGGTGCTTTTTTGCAAGAGAATTATAAGTATTATGAAAACAGAATGAGTGAAAATTTTACTCACGGAACGGTGGAGAGTACAATTTTTAAGTATGATGTTATTTTTGAGCCCAGTAGAAAAGTTCGATGGAATGTTATATTAGACTACACTCAAAACAACGGAAGAGGATCAGGAATAGCAAAAGCAAAAAGAGAAATTGCAGGCGGGAGTTTGTTGTTTCAACATAAAATAGCAAAAACATTTCAGTATGAGGGAAGTTTTCGTTACGAAGCTACCTCTGTTTACAAAAGTCCTTTATTGTTCTCACTGGGTGGGAAATGGGATGTGACTACTTTTTATGCTATTAAGATCAACGGCTCTAAAAATTATAGAATTCCTACTTTTAATGACTTGTACTGGCAAGGAAGTGGCAATCCGAATCTGAAGCCGGAACATTCTTATCAGGCTGAACTATCACAAATACTGAGCTTTTCAAAGTTTAAATTTACCGCAACGGGCTATTATTACGATATTACAGATATGTTGCGTTGGGTTCCAAATGCAAGCGGGATCTGGACTCCGGAAAACACGGATAAAGTAAGCACGTACGGTGCTGAATTAGGCACTGAATGGCAAAAGAAATTAGGACAAACAAAATTAAGCTTTAATCTGAACTATGCTTATACCGTTTCTGAGAATGAACAAACAAGGAAGCAACTGATCTATGTGCCTTTCCATAAGATCAACGGACAAGTTAATGTAGGCTATCGTAGAGCATCATTATATTACCAGTTTTTGTTTAACGGCAAGGTGTATACCTCAAATGATAATTTTTACGATCTGGAGAGCTATTGGCTATCTAACGCCGGATTGCAATATGATTTGGGTAAAAAGAAAAATATAAATGTTTTGTTTCAGGTTTTTAATCTTGAAAATAAAGCATATCAAAATGTTTTATCACGTCCTATGCCGGGACGAAATTATAATTTGAGTATCAATTTTAAACTTTAA
- a CDS encoding energy transducer TonB: protein MKNIFYCIILFSFSCLAQNKDLSLETFSAYKVEQIPYTENCKNVTVEEQTNCLIEFLREHLKKNLQIPNEEFETLSMSRINVSFVITNEGDISGITVESPENTTFKDLFEKEIVRVLELAPKFYPGLQNNNAVNVFFKDIISCSLIKKENQETNQDIIIPYVNVNNLITEPTFKSCLDLSDDIFIQKECFEKQLNKYIIQHQIYPKEAKKNNISGKVIVSFVIEADGSISNLKSRGPENGQPLIDEAERLIKNIPNLVPGTINRKPIKVRYSKIITFNTY, encoded by the coding sequence ATGAAAAATATATTCTACTGCATTATTTTATTTAGCTTTTCTTGTTTAGCTCAAAATAAAGATTTATCACTTGAAACCTTCTCTGCTTATAAAGTTGAACAAATACCTTATACAGAAAATTGTAAAAATGTAACAGTAGAAGAACAAACAAATTGTTTAATTGAATTTTTACGTGAGCATTTAAAAAAGAATTTGCAAATTCCTAACGAAGAGTTTGAGACTCTAAGTATGTCAAGAATTAATGTTTCTTTTGTAATTACAAACGAGGGAGATATTTCAGGTATTACAGTTGAAAGTCCAGAAAATACGACTTTTAAAGATTTATTTGAAAAAGAAATTGTTAGAGTTTTAGAATTAGCACCTAAATTTTATCCGGGTTTACAAAACAATAATGCGGTAAATGTCTTTTTTAAAGATATTATTAGCTGTTCACTTATAAAAAAGGAAAATCAAGAAACTAATCAAGATATTATAATACCATATGTTAACGTTAATAATTTAATAACGGAACCAACTTTTAAAAGTTGCTTAGACCTTTCAGATGACATATTTATTCAAAAAGAATGCTTTGAAAAACAACTTAATAAATACATTATACAACATCAAATTTATCCAAAAGAAGCTAAAAAGAATAATATAAGTGGAAAGGTTATAGTTTCTTTTGTAATAGAAGCTGACGGCAGTATATCTAACCTAAAATCAAGAGGACCTGAAAATGGACAACCTTTAATAGACGAAGCAGAACGTTTAATCAAAAACATTCCTAATTTAGTTCCTGGCACTATAAATAGGAAACCTATTAAAGTTAGGTATTCAAAAATTATTACTTTTAATACATACTAA
- a CDS encoding ABC transporter substrate-binding protein: MSFITKISFFLGLLFLFSQCKKQENQAQENPKAKELITDSEGLSIKDFGSFYWVTITNTFPEATENYNYVLHKKGTTVPDSLSQYTAIEIPVQKIIVTSTTHIPSLEMLGEENKLVAFPTTDYISSEKTRALIDEGKIRDLGNNQNLNTEVILELQPDVIVGFSVNGSMKAYKNLERNGQKIILNSDWTEQTPLGKAEWIKFFGVLFDKSEEAEKLFNQIKSDYQNAVTLAQNTQNEPSIMAGSIYEDQWFLPQGVVGLLIS; this comes from the coding sequence ATGTCTTTCATTACTAAGATCAGCTTTTTTTTAGGATTACTCTTCTTATTTTCTCAATGCAAAAAACAAGAAAACCAAGCTCAGGAAAACCCGAAAGCTAAGGAATTGATTACGGATTCAGAAGGCCTATCCATTAAAGATTTCGGTTCGTTTTACTGGGTTACGATAACAAATACATTCCCGGAAGCAACTGAAAATTACAATTATGTTTTACATAAAAAGGGAACTACTGTTCCTGATAGTTTAAGCCAATATACTGCTATAGAAATTCCAGTTCAGAAGATCATAGTCACCTCTACCACGCACATTCCTTCACTCGAAATGTTAGGCGAAGAAAACAAACTGGTTGCTTTTCCTACCACTGATTATATTTCGTCTGAAAAAACAAGAGCTCTTATTGATGAAGGTAAAATACGTGATCTGGGCAACAATCAAAATTTGAATACGGAAGTTATTTTAGAGCTTCAGCCGGATGTAATTGTAGGTTTCAGTGTTAACGGAAGCATGAAAGCCTATAAAAATCTGGAGCGCAACGGACAAAAAATTATTTTAAACAGTGACTGGACCGAACAAACACCTTTAGGTAAAGCCGAATGGATCAAATTTTTCGGGGTTCTGTTTGACAAATCCGAAGAAGCCGAAAAATTGTTCAACCAGATCAAATCGGATTATCAGAATGCCGTTACTCTGGCACAAAATACTCAAAACGAACCCAGTATCATGGCAGGAAGTATTTATGAAGACCAGTGGTTTTTACCTCAAGGGGTAGTTGGGCTGCTTATTTCTTAA
- a CDS encoding substrate-binding domain-containing protein, with product MVFTSRGSWAAYFLKEAHGNYLWKDTQGTGSLSLSFESVLDKAKDAEYWIGPGQFTSIDAILESNPNYNYFRSVRDKKVYSFSNKKGKTGGVIYYELAPNRPDLVVKDLIKILHPEVLPDYELFFFEHLE from the coding sequence GTGGTTTTTACCTCAAGGGGTAGTTGGGCTGCTTATTTCTTAAAAGAAGCCCATGGCAATTATCTTTGGAAAGATACTCAGGGAACCGGAAGTCTCTCCTTATCTTTTGAAAGCGTTTTAGACAAAGCAAAAGATGCCGAATACTGGATAGGTCCAGGACAATTCACTTCAATAGATGCCATTTTAGAAAGCAATCCGAACTATAACTATTTCAGATCTGTTCGGGACAAAAAAGTTTATTCTTTCAGTAACAAAAAAGGAAAAACAGGCGGCGTAATTTATTATGAGTTAGCACCTAACCGCCCTGACCTGGTGGTAAAAGACCTTATTAAAATCTTACACCCGGAAGTATTACCGGATTATGAATTATTCTTCTTTGAACATTTAGAATAA
- a CDS encoding iron ABC transporter permease: MNMSSQHKLLFGILVLGSIALFLINISLGSVFIPVSEICKGILGFKMEKETWEIILFHFRLPKAVTAILVGIGLSVSGLLMQTLFRNPLAGPYVLGLSSGASLGVAFVILGSALLPVSVASFFLSTYGLTLASGIGSFLVLAAVLLVVKRLKDTMAILIVGLMFSSFTSAIVSVLTYFSTAEQLQKYTFWSLGSISNLSWEEVTLLFILIAIGLIFSITIIKPLNALLLGERYAKSIGIHFKRTRLIIIIATSILAGSTTALVGPIAFIGLAVPHMAKLLFKTSNHLVLLMSTLLLGSIMMLICDSIAQVPNSELTLPINAITSIFGAPIIVWLLIRKRKIQ, translated from the coding sequence ATGAACATGTCAAGCCAACATAAGCTACTTTTCGGGATCCTTGTTTTAGGGAGCATCGCTTTATTTTTAATCAATATAAGTTTAGGTTCGGTATTTATTCCCGTTTCGGAGATTTGCAAAGGCATATTAGGATTCAAAATGGAAAAAGAGACCTGGGAAATCATCCTGTTCCATTTCCGTTTGCCTAAAGCTGTTACCGCCATCTTAGTCGGGATCGGATTGTCAGTCAGCGGTCTGCTGATGCAAACGCTGTTCCGAAATCCTTTAGCCGGTCCTTATGTTCTGGGCTTAAGTTCAGGAGCCAGTTTAGGTGTTGCCTTTGTTATTTTAGGTTCTGCCTTACTACCGGTTTCCGTCGCTTCCTTTTTTCTGTCAACTTATGGATTAACTTTAGCTTCCGGAATCGGGAGTTTCTTAGTACTTGCCGCCGTTTTACTGGTTGTCAAAAGATTAAAAGATACTATGGCAATCCTTATTGTCGGTTTAATGTTCAGCAGTTTTACAAGTGCTATCGTTTCAGTCTTAACATACTTCTCAACTGCCGAACAATTGCAAAAATATACTTTCTGGTCACTGGGAAGCATTAGTAATTTATCATGGGAAGAAGTTACACTGCTATTTATACTCATAGCTATAGGGCTTATCTTTAGCATCACAATCATAAAACCCTTGAATGCCCTTCTTTTAGGAGAACGCTATGCTAAAAGTATCGGTATCCATTTTAAAAGAACACGCTTAATAATTATTATTGCTACGAGTATTTTAGCAGGAAGCACAACAGCATTGGTCGGACCGATCGCTTTTATAGGTTTAGCGGTTCCTCACATGGCAAAACTACTTTTCAAAACCAGCAATCACCTTGTTCTATTGATGAGCACTTTGCTTTTAGGCAGTATTATGATGCTGATCTGTGACAGTATTGCTCAGGTTCCGAATAGTGAACTCACTCTACCGATCAATGCTATAACATCTATTTTCGGAGCTCCGATCATTGTTTGGCTCCTAATCAGAAAACGAAAAATTCAATAA
- a CDS encoding ABC transporter ATP-binding protein — protein sequence MVPFILHTENLSIGYTKGKSSVVIQSDISLDLKKGKLIALIGKNGIGKSTFLKTITGILEPLSGTIVINHKDLSDYDNSELAQEMSLVLTESLPPSNLTVYEIVALGRQPYTNWLGTLTTEDRQKIDEAISLTGISDFAHKKHYEISDGQLQKTMIARALAQDTSIIILDEPTTHLDLVHKVTLLKLLSKLTHETGKTILYSTHDLDLAIQLTDEMIVFTENAIYKDEPCNLIAQNVFNQIFDDKNISFDTEKGKFIIK from the coding sequence ATGGTTCCGTTTATTCTACATACTGAAAATTTATCCATTGGTTACACTAAAGGAAAATCATCTGTTGTTATTCAAAGTGATATTTCACTGGATCTGAAAAAAGGAAAGCTCATTGCTCTTATCGGGAAAAACGGTATTGGAAAATCAACATTTTTAAAAACAATCACCGGGATTTTAGAACCCCTTTCCGGAACAATTGTAATCAATCATAAAGATCTTTCCGATTATGACAATAGCGAATTAGCTCAGGAAATGAGTTTAGTACTAACCGAAAGTCTTCCTCCTAGTAATTTAACCGTCTATGAGATTGTTGCTTTAGGTCGCCAACCTTATACTAATTGGTTGGGAACACTCACTACTGAAGACCGTCAAAAAATTGACGAAGCCATCTCACTGACCGGAATTTCGGATTTCGCCCATAAAAAGCATTATGAAATCAGCGACGGACAATTACAAAAAACCATGATCGCAAGAGCATTGGCTCAGGATACATCTATCATCATTTTAGACGAACCTACAACTCATTTAGATCTGGTTCATAAAGTAACTTTACTCAAATTACTTTCTAAATTAACCCACGAAACCGGAAAAACCATTTTGTACTCCACTCACGATCTCGATCTGGCTATTCAACTTACTGACGAAATGATCGTTTTTACGGAAAATGCTATTTATAAAGATGAACCTTGCAATCTGATAGCTCAAAATGTATTCAATCAGATATTTGATGATAAAAATATTTCTTTTGATACCGAAAAAGGAAAGTTCATTATAAAATAA
- a CDS encoding S8/S53 family peptidase encodes MKKELLLFFLFCFSFITAQQSVQNNNTVSLYIRINEKELNFSELQEFLNVYNATIENGIRLSEDQFSSLKEQALSVTGTDESVLRLKNIFRILIPDTNPTTVDEPKDKLTNQKGIIYCVKMETEPIAPPTDIPPTTPDYFSQQTYIQSNPGVNMQYAWDQNFTGAGISLFDVEYGMNVYHEEFNAVNISIASGMTVEPTLDESYTEHGTGALGVVYADNGNYGVTGMAYGLDTVILYPEYTVENGYNRAYAVTQAIANAAIGDIIMYEMQTGGIGAGPYNYVPAEYNDVIWDLTKAATDAGIIVVAAAGNGNQNLDASGYATYMNKGDSGAILVGAGTSNLNHERIYYSTYGSRVDVQAWAQNVISSGYGDYSTIGGDFNQRYTLFSGTSSATPIVASCAAVLQSYYHFYTGNYMTGQEIRNILITTGIAQGGTTAGHIGPIPDMQAAIAYLDSTLHNEAFTTDSLNIYPNPTSDFITITDSKGDFNQGQITIFNLLGQTVYQNNLESNTLKIDLSDLDSGAYFVKVTTSRKEYLTKIIKK; translated from the coding sequence ATGAAAAAAGAACTACTTCTTTTCTTTCTTTTTTGCTTTTCATTTATAACTGCACAACAAAGCGTTCAAAACAACAATACTGTTTCGCTTTATATCCGCATCAATGAAAAGGAATTGAACTTTTCGGAATTGCAAGAATTTCTGAATGTATACAATGCTACCATTGAAAATGGCATCCGATTGTCAGAAGATCAATTCTCTTCTCTGAAAGAGCAAGCTCTCTCCGTTACCGGAACAGATGAATCAGTTCTGCGCTTAAAGAATATTTTCAGGATACTGATCCCTGATACTAATCCAACAACAGTGGATGAGCCTAAAGATAAATTAACGAATCAAAAAGGAATTATATATTGTGTAAAAATGGAAACGGAACCGATTGCTCCGCCAACTGATATTCCGCCAACTACACCTGACTATTTTTCCCAACAGACTTATATTCAAAGTAACCCCGGTGTTAACATGCAATATGCCTGGGATCAAAATTTTACCGGAGCAGGAATTTCTCTTTTTGATGTAGAATACGGCATGAATGTTTACCACGAAGAGTTCAATGCTGTAAATATCTCTATTGCAAGCGGAATGACCGTTGAACCTACATTAGACGAAAGCTATACTGAACACGGAACCGGTGCCTTAGGAGTAGTTTACGCAGACAACGGCAATTATGGTGTTACCGGAATGGCTTATGGACTTGATACTGTTATTTTATATCCTGAATATACTGTAGAAAACGGATACAACCGGGCTTATGCTGTTACACAGGCTATTGCCAATGCAGCTATTGGCGATATCATAATGTATGAAATGCAAACCGGAGGAATCGGCGCCGGACCATACAACTATGTCCCTGCAGAATACAATGATGTGATCTGGGATTTAACCAAAGCCGCTACTGATGCCGGAATAATTGTGGTAGCAGCAGCCGGAAACGGAAACCAGAATTTAGATGCTTCCGGATATGCTACATACATGAACAAAGGAGACAGCGGCGCCATATTAGTCGGAGCTGGGACGTCTAATTTAAACCACGAACGAATATATTACAGTACTTACGGAAGCAGAGTTGATGTACAGGCTTGGGCTCAAAATGTAATTTCTTCCGGATACGGAGACTATAGCACAATAGGAGGTGATTTTAACCAACGTTACACTCTTTTTTCCGGAACCAGTTCAGCTACGCCTATTGTAGCTTCATGTGCTGCGGTGTTACAATCCTATTACCATTTTTACACCGGAAACTATATGACCGGTCAGGAAATCCGAAACATTTTAATTACAACCGGAATTGCTCAGGGCGGTACAACCGCAGGTCACATTGGTCCCATACCGGATATGCAAGCCGCAATTGCCTATTTGGACAGTACATTACACAACGAAGCTTTTACTACTGATTCATTAAATATTTATCCTAACCCGACATCTGACTTTATAACGATAACAGATTCTAAAGGTGATTTTAACCAAGGTCAAATCACTATTTTCAATTTATTAGGTCAGACGGTTTATCAAAACAATTTGGAGTCAAACACTCTTAAAATAGACCTTTCTGATCTGGATAGCGGAGCTTACTTTGTAAAAGTAACTACTTCCCGAAAAGAATATTTAACTAAGATCATTAAAAAATAG
- a CDS encoding dienelactone hydrolase family protein: protein MKILISCFVILLGLTTQAQLSRVIYNDGNQKLEGFFYKAQKSNPKNIGIVILPAWMGIDDHSKEVAEDLSKLGYHAFVADIYGVGNKPKDPSEAGQKAGYYKTHYKEYQKRIQLAIEQLILQGADKNEIAVIGYCFGGTGALEAARAHFNVKGVVSFHGGLGKDPSRPVEKITTKVLVLHGADDPYVPESEVLAFQKEMKTSEADWQMVFYANAVHAFTHKDLDTDNSKGAAYNELADKRSWKAMKTFFKEIF from the coding sequence ATGAAAATACTGATCTCATGTTTTGTTATCCTATTGGGGTTAACAACACAAGCCCAATTAAGCCGCGTTATATATAATGATGGCAATCAAAAGTTAGAAGGTTTTTTTTATAAAGCTCAGAAAAGCAATCCTAAAAATATCGGAATTGTTATTCTTCCCGCCTGGATGGGAATTGATGATCACTCTAAAGAAGTCGCCGAAGATTTATCAAAACTAGGTTACCACGCTTTTGTTGCTGATATTTACGGAGTAGGTAATAAACCGAAAGATCCTTCAGAAGCCGGACAAAAAGCCGGTTATTATAAAACCCATTACAAAGAATATCAAAAACGTATTCAATTGGCTATTGAGCAATTGATCCTACAAGGAGCAGATAAAAACGAAATTGCAGTGATTGGCTATTGTTTTGGCGGAACCGGAGCTTTAGAAGCAGCTCGTGCTCATTTTAACGTAAAAGGAGTGGTTTCCTTTCATGGCGGTTTAGGAAAAGATCCTTCAAGACCAGTTGAAAAAATAACTACCAAAGTATTAGTTCTACACGGAGCAGATGACCCTTATGTACCAGAAAGTGAAGTACTGGCTTTTCAAAAAGAAATGAAAACCTCTGAAGCTGACTGGCAAATGGTATTTTATGCGAATGCCGTACATGCCTTTACGCATAAAGATCTGGATACGGATAATAGTAAAGGAGCTGCTTATAACGAATTGGCCGATAAAAGAAGTTGGAAAGCAATGAAAACTTTTTTCAAAGAAATATTTTAA
- a CDS encoding pseudouridine synthase → MDHHHFLLHKPHGFLSQFIYEKKRTKRLLGELYSFPEGTMAIGRLDEDSEGLLLLTTDGMMSEIVRAKSVEKEYYAQVDGLITDEAIEQLQKGVEIGFKGIRYVTKPCQAKRIIELPDFIGTGRKIRDERHGPTSWVSITVTEGKFRQVRKMTAAAGFPTLRLVRVRIGNTFLAGISAGEVKEVTSFDL, encoded by the coding sequence ATGGATCATCATCATTTTTTATTGCACAAACCACATGGTTTTTTAAGTCAGTTTATTTACGAAAAGAAACGAACGAAACGTTTGTTAGGCGAATTATATTCTTTTCCGGAAGGAACGATGGCAATTGGTCGTTTAGATGAAGATTCAGAAGGGTTGTTATTACTGACCACTGATGGGATGATGAGCGAAATAGTACGTGCAAAATCAGTTGAAAAAGAATATTATGCGCAAGTAGACGGTTTAATAACGGACGAAGCCATTGAACAATTGCAAAAAGGAGTAGAAATTGGTTTTAAAGGAATTCGGTATGTAACCAAACCTTGTCAAGCTAAACGAATAATCGAATTGCCAGATTTTATTGGTACAGGCAGAAAAATTCGCGATGAACGTCACGGACCCACGAGTTGGGTTTCCATAACGGTAACCGAAGGTAAATTTCGACAAGTACGAAAAATGACTGCAGCAGCTGGTTTTCCTACGTTACGTTTAGTTCGCGTTCGAATTGGAAATACTTTTTTAGCAGGAATTTCTGCAGGAGAAGTGAAAGAAGTAACTTCTTTTGATCTGTAA